From a region of the Qipengyuania spongiae genome:
- a CDS encoding RelA/SpoT family protein, which translates to MLRQYELVERVKEYDPDADEAMLNRAYVYTVQKHGTQTRASGDPYFSHPVEVAGLMTDLRLDQETIATALLHDTVEDTLATIEDIELNFGSKVARLVDGVTKLSKIEQMPENERAAENLRKFLLAMSEDIRVLLVKLGDRLHNMRTLHFIKSPEKRRRIARETMDIYAPLAERVGMYEYMREMQLLAFEQLEPEGYATITNRLEQLREGDGGQVDAIALAIKQALAEAGLQVEVSGREKHPFSIWHKMSERHVSFEQVSDIMAFRVITDDEADCYRALGVLHTTWQFLPGKFKDYISTPKTNGYRSLHTSLMYENSMRVEVQIRTREMHRLNEFGLAAHWAYKQGDRPDGQVGWLRDLIEIVDASHDAEELLEHTRLAIYQDRIFAFTPKGALFQLPIGATPVDFAFAVHTDLGAQTVGAKINGRHMPLRTPLANGDVVEIVKGKDAEPQLSWLSYVVTGKARAAIRRAVRQKERAEVAEIGQKLFGVIADRVPAKIGKKAIRHALERLEMEEEDDLYYAIGAAKITDREVMEALVPGCTEELPEQPEWSKSELSIRGLTAGVGYELGTCCHPVPGDRIVGTRRPGEKVEVHTIDCHALASGIDNDWIDLSWSKRAAGAIGRLRVTLYDRPGTLAETTAIFAQNHANVRALAQIQNDPPFGSYEMDLEVQDVAHLNRILSALRASDSIVGAERI; encoded by the coding sequence ATGCTGCGCCAGTACGAACTCGTAGAGCGGGTCAAGGAATACGACCCCGATGCCGACGAGGCGATGCTCAACCGCGCCTATGTCTACACCGTGCAGAAGCACGGCACGCAGACCCGTGCGAGCGGCGATCCCTATTTCAGCCATCCGGTGGAAGTCGCCGGCCTGATGACCGACCTGCGGCTCGATCAGGAAACGATCGCGACCGCGCTGCTGCACGACACGGTCGAGGACACACTGGCCACGATCGAGGACATCGAGCTCAATTTCGGCAGCAAGGTCGCGCGTCTGGTCGATGGCGTGACCAAGCTCTCCAAGATCGAGCAGATGCCGGAGAACGAGCGCGCGGCGGAGAATCTGCGCAAGTTCCTGCTCGCCATGAGCGAGGATATCCGCGTGCTGCTCGTCAAGCTTGGCGACCGACTGCACAACATGCGCACGCTGCATTTCATCAAGTCGCCGGAAAAGCGCCGCCGCATCGCGCGCGAGACGATGGATATCTACGCCCCTCTCGCCGAGCGGGTGGGGATGTACGAATACATGCGCGAGATGCAGCTGCTCGCCTTCGAGCAGCTCGAGCCAGAGGGCTATGCCACGATCACCAATCGCCTCGAACAGCTGCGCGAGGGCGATGGCGGGCAGGTCGATGCGATCGCCTTGGCGATTAAGCAGGCGCTGGCCGAGGCGGGGCTTCAGGTCGAGGTTTCGGGGCGCGAGAAGCACCCTTTCAGCATCTGGCACAAGATGTCCGAACGCCATGTCAGCTTCGAGCAGGTGAGCGACATCATGGCCTTCCGCGTCATCACCGACGACGAGGCGGATTGCTACCGTGCGCTGGGCGTGCTGCACACGACGTGGCAGTTCCTGCCGGGCAAGTTCAAGGACTATATCTCGACGCCCAAGACCAACGGCTATCGCAGCTTGCACACCAGCCTGATGTACGAGAATTCGATGCGGGTGGAGGTGCAGATCCGCACCCGCGAGATGCACCGGCTGAACGAGTTCGGCCTCGCCGCGCACTGGGCCTACAAGCAAGGCGACCGGCCCGACGGGCAGGTCGGCTGGCTGCGCGACCTGATCGAAATCGTCGATGCGAGCCATGATGCCGAGGAACTGCTCGAGCATACGAGGCTGGCGATCTACCAGGACCGAATCTTCGCCTTCACGCCCAAGGGTGCGCTGTTCCAGTTGCCGATCGGCGCGACGCCGGTCGATTTCGCTTTCGCGGTGCACACCGATCTCGGCGCGCAGACCGTCGGCGCCAAGATCAACGGCCGCCACATGCCGCTGCGCACCCCGCTGGCAAATGGCGATGTGGTCGAGATCGTGAAGGGCAAGGATGCCGAGCCGCAGCTTTCCTGGCTGAGCTATGTCGTCACCGGCAAGGCCCGCGCCGCCATCCGCCGCGCGGTGCGGCAGAAGGAACGCGCCGAGGTCGCCGAAATCGGCCAGAAGCTGTTCGGGGTGATCGCCGACCGGGTGCCCGCGAAGATCGGCAAGAAGGCTATCCGCCACGCGCTCGAGCGGCTCGAGATGGAGGAAGAGGACGACCTCTATTACGCGATCGGCGCCGCCAAGATCACCGATCGCGAGGTGATGGAGGCGCTGGTCCCGGGCTGCACCGAAGAGCTGCCCGAACAGCCCGAATGGAGCAAGAGCGAGCTGTCGATCCGCGGTCTCACCGCCGGTGTCGGCTACGAGCTAGGCACCTGCTGCCACCCGGTGCCGGGCGATCGGATCGTGGGCACGAGGCGCCCCGGCGAGAAGGTCGAGGTTCACACGATCGACTGCCACGCGCTGGCAAGCGGGATCGATAACGACTGGATCGACCTTTCTTGGAGCAAGCGCGCGGCGGGCGCGATCGGACGGCTGCGTGTCACGCTGTACGACCGGCCGGGAACCTTGGCCGAGACGACGGCAATCTTCGCTCAGAACCATGCCAATGTCCGCGCCCTCGCGCAGATCCAGAACGATCCGCCCTTCGGCAGCTACGAGATGGACCTCGAAGTGCAGGATGTTGCCCACCTCAACCGCATTCTCAGCGCATTGCGAGCGAGCGATTCGATTGTCGGGGCGGAGCGGATCTAG
- a CDS encoding peptidylprolyl isomerase translates to MKRVFCAALAASALTLPLAAQDAAPAPSPAEIVAGADAAEWIAIPAEDLLVMTLAPDRDGKARRVVIQLMPEPFSQGWIANIRTLARAGWYDGISVNRVQDNYVTQWGDPNYDNPEAEGKAKPLPEGLQAMAESAYTASMVDVTLAWNGLELTDDNRADFADFDWHQSQEADFHNADASVKATQTEHTFAGWHQRDPYAEWVEFYRGWPVGSAGSSGDAPWWPVHCYGMVGVGRGMSPDTGSGAELYTVIGHAPRHLDRNIALVGRVIEGMEHLSSLPRGSGDLGFYTAEEADKRTPILSIRVASDLPATERPRFEYLSTEGDAFARYAEARANRRDPFFIVPAGGADICNVPVPIRKALTAD, encoded by the coding sequence ATGAAACGCGTTTTCTGCGCCGCGCTCGCGGCATCCGCCCTGACCCTTCCGCTCGCCGCGCAGGATGCGGCCCCGGCGCCGTCGCCCGCAGAGATCGTCGCGGGCGCCGATGCGGCGGAGTGGATCGCGATCCCGGCGGAAGACCTGCTGGTGATGACTCTCGCCCCCGACCGTGACGGCAAGGCGCGGCGCGTAGTCATCCAGCTCATGCCCGAACCCTTCAGCCAGGGCTGGATCGCCAATATCCGCACCCTCGCCCGCGCAGGCTGGTACGACGGCATCAGCGTCAACCGCGTGCAGGACAATTACGTCACTCAGTGGGGCGATCCGAACTACGACAATCCCGAGGCGGAAGGGAAAGCAAAGCCGTTGCCGGAGGGGCTGCAGGCGATGGCAGAGAGCGCCTACACTGCCTCGATGGTCGACGTGACGTTAGCTTGGAATGGCCTTGAACTAACTGACGATAACCGGGCGGATTTTGCGGACTTTGACTGGCATCAGTCTCAAGAAGCTGACTTCCACAATGCCGACGCCTCGGTGAAAGCTACTCAGACAGAACACACTTTCGCCGGTTGGCATCAACGGGATCCGTATGCTGAATGGGTCGAATTCTATCGTGGCTGGCCGGTGGGTAGCGCAGGCTCGTCCGGCGATGCGCCATGGTGGCCCGTCCATTGCTACGGCATGGTCGGTGTCGGGCGCGGGATGTCGCCGGATACGGGGTCGGGCGCGGAACTCTACACCGTGATTGGCCATGCACCGCGCCATCTCGATCGCAACATCGCACTGGTTGGGCGCGTCATCGAGGGGATGGAGCACCTTTCCAGCCTGCCGCGCGGCTCGGGCGATCTGGGCTTCTACACTGCCGAGGAGGCGGACAAACGAACGCCGATCCTCTCGATCCGCGTCGCCAGCGATCTGCCCGCCACCGAACGCCCGCGATTCGAATATCTCTCCACCGAGGGAGACGCCTTCGCCCGCTACGCCGAGGCGCGCGCCAACCGCCGCGATCCGTTCTTCATCGTGCCGGCCGGCGGGGCGGATATCTGCAATGTTCCGGTACCGATCCGCAAGGCGTTGACCGCAGACTGA
- a CDS encoding dihydroxy-acid dehydratase — translation MTDTPRKRSDAITRGPAKAPARAMLRGAGFTDAQMAQPMVAVVNTWSTVTPCNMHLASLAEPIRKGLRGGGATPVDFNTIVVSDGITMGGEGMRASLISREIIADSIELAVKGHSLDAAVILVGCDKTIPAAAMALARLNIPGLVFYGGTIMPGHLDGRDLSIQDVFEAVGAHAKGDMSDAELDRVERAACPGAGACGGQFTANTMAMALTMMGISPMGSGDPPATHAAKSVEAARCGRLAAKLAQEGVPARKFFTPASLRNAATAVVASGGSTNAVLHLPAIAAEAGFAFPIEIFDELSRSVPVITDLKPGGRFLARDLFAAGGVPLFGKRLADAGMLEDTPTVTGRSLFAELSEAQETEGQQVVRSPADPVKATGGLSILYGDLAPEGAVLKTAGYGTGSFEGPARVFDGEEDCFAAVNANAIREGDVVVIRYEGPSGGPGMREMLAVTAALAGQGLAGKVALITDGRFSGASHGFVIGHCSPEAAAGGPLALIAEGDTIRIDAETRRIDADIDWDARRAAHTPREPNRLGGVFDKYARLVSSAAYGATTIPPVTN, via the coding sequence ATGACCGACACGCCTCGCAAACGTTCTGACGCGATCACCCGAGGGCCGGCCAAGGCGCCGGCGCGGGCGATGTTGCGCGGGGCGGGCTTCACCGACGCCCAGATGGCGCAGCCGATGGTCGCGGTGGTCAACACCTGGTCGACCGTCACGCCGTGCAACATGCACCTCGCGAGCCTCGCCGAGCCGATCCGCAAAGGCTTGCGCGGCGGCGGCGCAACGCCGGTCGATTTCAACACCATCGTGGTTTCCGACGGCATCACGATGGGCGGCGAGGGGATGCGCGCCTCGCTGATCAGCCGCGAGATCATCGCGGATTCCATCGAACTGGCGGTCAAGGGCCATTCGCTCGACGCGGCGGTGATCCTGGTCGGCTGCGACAAGACCATTCCCGCCGCCGCCATGGCGCTGGCGCGGCTGAACATTCCCGGCCTGGTCTTCTACGGGGGCACGATCATGCCCGGCCATCTCGACGGGCGCGACCTGTCGATCCAGGACGTGTTCGAGGCGGTCGGCGCCCATGCCAAGGGCGACATGAGCGATGCCGAACTCGACCGGGTCGAGCGCGCCGCCTGCCCCGGCGCGGGCGCCTGCGGGGGGCAGTTCACCGCCAATACCATGGCGATGGCGCTGACCATGATGGGGATCAGCCCGATGGGCTCGGGCGATCCTCCCGCGACCCACGCGGCCAAGAGCGTCGAGGCGGCGCGCTGCGGAAGGCTCGCGGCGAAGCTGGCGCAGGAAGGCGTTCCGGCGCGCAAATTCTTCACCCCGGCATCCTTGCGCAACGCGGCGACGGCGGTGGTCGCGAGCGGCGGGTCGACCAATGCCGTGCTCCATCTGCCCGCCATCGCGGCGGAGGCGGGCTTCGCCTTCCCGATCGAGATCTTCGACGAATTATCGCGCAGCGTCCCGGTCATAACCGATCTTAAACCGGGCGGGCGGTTCCTCGCGCGCGATCTTTTCGCGGCGGGCGGTGTCCCGCTGTTCGGCAAGCGTCTGGCCGATGCCGGAATGCTGGAGGACACGCCCACGGTCACCGGCCGCAGCCTGTTCGCCGAATTGAGCGAAGCTCAGGAGACCGAGGGCCAGCAGGTCGTCCGCTCGCCCGCCGACCCGGTGAAGGCGACCGGCGGCCTCAGCATCCTTTATGGCGATCTCGCCCCAGAAGGCGCCGTGCTGAAGACCGCCGGTTACGGCACGGGCTCCTTCGAGGGCCCGGCGCGCGTCTTCGATGGCGAAGAAGACTGTTTCGCCGCCGTCAACGCGAACGCGATCCGCGAAGGCGACGTCGTCGTCATCCGCTACGAGGGCCCCTCGGGCGGCCCCGGAATGCGCGAGATGCTGGCAGTCACCGCCGCGCTTGCCGGACAGGGGCTGGCGGGGAAGGTCGCGCTGATCACCGACGGGCGCTTTTCCGGCGCAAGCCACGGCTTCGTGATCGGGCATTGCTCGCCCGAGGCCGCTGCCGGAGGACCGCTCGCGCTGATCGCGGAAGGCGACACGATCCGCATCGATGCCGAGACCCGGCGGATCGATGCCGACATCGACTGGGACGCCCGCCGCGCCGCTCACACCCCGCGCGAGCCCAACCGCCTGGGCGGTGTCTTCGACAAATACGCCCGCCTCGTCTCGTCCGCCGCCTACGGCGCGACGACCATCCCACCCGTCACGAATTGA
- the ilvC gene encoding ketol-acid reductoisomerase, with the protein MKVYNDSDAQPAKVKSRPVAVIGYGSQGRAHALNLKESGCEVIVGLREGSPSATKAQADGLKTMPVAEAAKAAGLVALLTPDMSHETIFASEIAPNMEAGDALLVAHGFTVLYERIKPAADIDVILVAPKGPGDLVRREYERGAGVPCLFAVHQDASGDAAAKALAYASLIGGTTAGTLETSFREETETDLFGEQAVLCGGATELVAAGFETLVDAGYAPEIAYYECLHELKLIVDLLYEGGFAKMHEFISETAIYGDLVSGPRVINDETRARMRDVLSDIRDGTFARNWIAENEAGKTEYDRMQKADLDHPIEATGRELRAMMPWLQADKNSAKKAA; encoded by the coding sequence ATGAAAGTCTACAACGATAGCGACGCGCAGCCCGCAAAGGTCAAATCCCGGCCGGTTGCCGTCATCGGCTATGGCAGCCAGGGTCGCGCTCATGCTCTCAATCTGAAGGAAAGTGGCTGCGAGGTCATCGTGGGCCTGCGCGAGGGATCGCCGAGCGCGACCAAAGCGCAGGCCGACGGGCTGAAGACGATGCCGGTCGCCGAAGCGGCAAAGGCCGCGGGCCTCGTCGCTCTTCTGACGCCCGACATGAGCCACGAGACGATCTTCGCCAGCGAGATCGCGCCCAACATGGAAGCGGGCGACGCGCTGCTGGTCGCGCATGGTTTCACCGTTCTTTACGAACGGATTAAACCGGCCGCCGATATCGACGTCATCCTCGTCGCGCCCAAGGGGCCGGGCGATCTGGTCCGCCGCGAATACGAGCGCGGAGCGGGTGTCCCTTGCCTGTTCGCGGTCCACCAGGATGCGAGTGGCGACGCGGCGGCCAAGGCGCTCGCTTATGCCAGCCTGATCGGCGGGACGACGGCGGGTACGCTCGAGACGAGCTTCCGCGAGGAGACCGAGACCGACCTGTTCGGGGAACAGGCGGTGCTTTGCGGCGGCGCGACCGAACTCGTCGCTGCCGGGTTCGAGACGCTGGTCGATGCCGGCTACGCACCCGAAATCGCCTATTACGAATGCCTGCACGAGCTGAAGCTGATCGTCGATCTGCTCTACGAAGGCGGCTTCGCCAAGATGCACGAATTCATCTCCGAAACCGCGATCTACGGCGATCTCGTCTCCGGTCCGCGGGTCATCAATGACGAAACCCGCGCGCGGATGCGCGACGTCCTCTCCGACATCCGGGACGGAACCTTCGCGAGGAACTGGATCGCCGAGAACGAGGCCGGGAAGACCGAATACGATCGGATGCAGAAGGCCGATCTCGACCATCCCATCGAAGCCACCGGCCGGGAGCTGCGCGCGATGATGCCGTGGCTTCAGGCTGACAAAAATAGCGCGAAGAAGGCCGCCTGA
- the ilvG gene encoding acetolactate synthase 2 catalytic subunit: MTVMPQPLTSPEVQPATRTGAQLVVDTLGALGVDCVFGYPGGAIMPVYDAITEGASRHILVRHEQAAAFAADAYGRITGRAGVCLATSGPGATNLITGIANAYLDSVPMVAITGQVAQPFMGTDAFQETDIFGMTMPIVKHSIIVRRPEDIPAALGEAFAIAESGRPGPVLVDLPKDVQQATCAPPRKWRGEAQVLPAPAPEAIAEAERLIAAAERPLFYLGGGIARSNATEMVRRMVEESGIPAVATLQALGVLPSDHPAMLGMLGMHGHRAANMAVQECDLLIVVGARFDDRATGKLAEFAPHAAIVHIDVDAAEMGKLRHAHAPVCSNLKSSLAAIDFAPGEIDAWRSDVTAARETHAPRYDAPGNGIYAPALLKTLSERVGDSFVATCDVGQHQMWVAQHCRFSRPQAHLTSGGLGAMGFGLPAAIGAKLAEPDADVFAICGDGGFQMNIQELATLRRYRIPVKIVLLDNAMLGLVRQWQELFFAGNYSEVDLSDNPDFVEVAHAFGIEAFGIERRDEVDGAIERLMNARGPILAHVRIDPEENVWPLVPPGKSNAEMMEKRDEA, translated from the coding sequence ATGACCGTCATGCCCCAGCCCCTCACCAGTCCCGAGGTCCAGCCTGCCACCCGTACCGGTGCGCAGCTGGTAGTGGACACGTTGGGGGCGCTCGGGGTCGACTGCGTGTTCGGCTATCCCGGCGGCGCCATCATGCCGGTCTACGATGCGATCACGGAGGGCGCGTCGCGCCATATCCTCGTCCGCCACGAACAGGCGGCTGCCTTCGCGGCCGACGCCTATGGCCGGATCACGGGGAGGGCGGGGGTCTGCCTCGCCACCTCCGGTCCTGGGGCGACGAACCTCATCACCGGCATCGCCAACGCCTATCTCGATTCGGTCCCTATGGTCGCGATCACCGGTCAGGTCGCGCAGCCCTTCATGGGCACCGACGCGTTTCAGGAAACCGACATCTTCGGCATGACCATGCCGATCGTGAAGCATTCGATCATCGTTCGTCGGCCCGAGGATATTCCGGCCGCGCTGGGCGAGGCCTTCGCCATCGCGGAGAGCGGGCGCCCCGGCCCGGTGCTGGTCGATCTGCCCAAGGACGTTCAGCAGGCGACCTGCGCGCCGCCGCGCAAATGGCGAGGCGAGGCTCAGGTTCTGCCCGCTCCGGCGCCCGAAGCCATCGCCGAGGCGGAGCGGCTGATCGCGGCCGCCGAGCGTCCCCTCTTCTATCTCGGCGGAGGGATCGCCCGGTCGAATGCGACCGAGATGGTTCGCCGCATGGTCGAGGAGAGCGGCATCCCCGCGGTCGCCACGCTCCAGGCCCTCGGCGTCCTGCCGTCGGATCACCCCGCGATGCTCGGAATGCTTGGTATGCACGGTCACCGCGCGGCGAACATGGCGGTGCAGGAATGCGACCTGCTGATCGTCGTCGGCGCGCGGTTCGACGATCGGGCGACCGGCAAGCTCGCCGAATTCGCCCCCCACGCCGCGATCGTCCACATCGATGTCGATGCTGCCGAAATGGGCAAGCTGCGCCATGCCCATGCGCCGGTGTGCAGCAATCTCAAATCGAGCCTTGCGGCCATCGACTTCGCACCGGGCGAGATCGACGCCTGGCGCAGTGACGTCACGGCGGCGCGCGAAACGCATGCGCCGCGATACGATGCGCCGGGCAACGGCATCTACGCCCCCGCGCTGCTCAAGACGCTGTCGGAGCGGGTCGGCGACAGCTTCGTCGCCACCTGCGACGTCGGCCAGCACCAGATGTGGGTCGCGCAGCATTGCCGGTTCTCCCGGCCGCAGGCGCATCTGACCTCGGGCGGTCTCGGCGCGATGGGTTTCGGTCTGCCCGCCGCCATCGGCGCCAAGCTGGCCGAGCCGGACGCGGACGTGTTCGCGATCTGCGGCGACGGCGGCTTCCAGATGAACATCCAGGAGCTTGCCACCCTGCGTCGGTACCGGATCCCGGTGAAGATCGTCCTGCTCGACAACGCCATGCTCGGCCTCGTGCGCCAGTGGCAGGAGCTGTTCTTCGCCGGCAATTATTCCGAGGTCGACCTGTCCGACAATCCGGACTTCGTCGAGGTTGCGCACGCCTTCGGGATCGAGGCCTTCGGCATCGAGCGCCGCGACGAGGTCGATGGCGCGATCGAGCGCCTGATGAATGCACGGGGGCCGATCCTTGCCCATGTCCGGATCGATCCGGAAGAAAACGTCTGGCCGCTGGTGCCGCCGGGCAAGTCCAATGCCGAGATGATGGAGAAACGCGATGAAGCTTGA
- a CDS encoding ACT domain-containing protein yields MKLEHVRIEFRCAEGALRRVLGVTEARAFSVRSMQMGSDGDRAVMTLALEPRDESRKVDTLLRQLTRLQEVEATIRLTNAPPVAEVAHAACA; encoded by the coding sequence ATGAAGCTTGAGCATGTCCGCATCGAATTCCGCTGCGCCGAGGGCGCGCTTCGCCGGGTTCTCGGCGTGACCGAGGCGCGCGCCTTCTCCGTTCGTTCCATGCAGATGGGCAGCGACGGCGATCGGGCGGTGATGACGCTGGCGCTGGAGCCGCGTGACGAGAGCCGCAAGGTGGACACGCTGCTGCGCCAGCTGACCCGGCTGCAGGAGGTCGAGGCCACGATCCGCCTGACCAATGCCCCTCCCGTAGCGGAGGTAGCCCATGCCGCCTGTGCCTGA
- a CDS encoding 2-isopropylmalate synthase: MPPVPDTEHRRIAIFDTSLRDGEQAPGFSMNTSQKLVMARALAKLRVDVMEVGFAAASPGDAEAIHAIASEIGADDDTPVLCSLARTVEADIEAAERALAPARRSRIHLFLGTSELHLQTKHRMTHAEALAAIERALHSARGRFTQIEFSPEDAIRTDRAFLKEVLECAAAAGADVLNVPDTVGYTSPEEIHALFADLNANVARPDHVVFSTHNHDDLGMAVANSLAAVRGGAGQIECAVNGIGERAGNCALEEVVMALKTRPDHYRATTGVETRELYAVSRLLGETTGNAPPRNKAIVGRNAFAHEAGIHQHGVLADRRNYEIMSPEDIGLPSNALVLGKHSGKHALRARLEALGHDLGSNRFEKLYADFKRLADTRREVTDNDLCDLVAEDGQGHAWELVRVEMRTGTKANSRPTAKVTLDHAARGRLTAIGHGTGPFEALTDAFCVAAEAKGTLDSVDTHQLNREMEIEVGLTVDGTGISGRSQHTDVVIAAAEALLAAFNNHARIAQSARLADAA, encoded by the coding sequence ATGCCGCCTGTGCCTGACACCGAGCACCGCCGCATCGCGATCTTCGATACCAGCCTGCGCGACGGCGAGCAGGCGCCGGGTTTCTCGATGAACACCAGCCAGAAGCTGGTGATGGCGCGGGCGCTGGCGAAGCTGCGGGTGGACGTGATGGAGGTGGGTTTCGCCGCTGCCTCTCCCGGTGACGCCGAGGCGATCCATGCCATTGCGAGCGAGATCGGTGCGGACGACGATACGCCGGTGCTGTGCTCGCTCGCCCGCACGGTCGAGGCCGATATCGAGGCCGCCGAACGCGCACTCGCCCCGGCGCGGCGCAGTCGTATCCATCTGTTCCTCGGCACCAGCGAACTGCATCTCCAGACCAAGCACAGGATGACCCATGCCGAGGCGCTGGCGGCGATCGAGCGCGCTTTGCATTCCGCGAGGGGCCGCTTCACCCAGATCGAGTTTTCGCCAGAGGATGCGATCCGCACCGATCGTGCTTTCCTGAAGGAAGTGCTGGAATGCGCCGCCGCCGCCGGGGCAGACGTGTTGAACGTACCCGATACGGTCGGCTACACCTCGCCCGAGGAGATCCATGCCCTCTTCGCCGACCTCAACGCGAATGTGGCGCGGCCCGACCATGTGGTCTTTTCCACCCATAATCACGACGATCTCGGCATGGCCGTGGCAAACAGCCTCGCAGCGGTGCGCGGCGGGGCGGGTCAGATCGAATGCGCGGTCAACGGGATCGGCGAGCGTGCGGGCAATTGCGCGCTTGAAGAAGTGGTCATGGCGCTGAAAACACGGCCGGATCATTACCGTGCGACCACCGGCGTCGAGACGCGTGAACTCTATGCCGTCAGCCGCCTGCTGGGAGAAACCACCGGCAACGCGCCGCCGCGCAACAAGGCGATCGTCGGGCGAAATGCCTTCGCTCATGAGGCGGGCATCCACCAGCACGGTGTGCTCGCGGACCGCCGCAATTACGAGATCATGAGCCCCGAGGATATCGGCCTGCCCTCGAACGCGCTGGTTCTCGGCAAGCATAGCGGCAAGCACGCCCTGCGCGCCCGGCTGGAAGCGCTGGGGCACGATCTCGGCAGCAACCGGTTCGAGAAGCTCTACGCCGATTTCAAGCGCCTCGCCGACACCAGGCGCGAGGTGACGGACAACGATCTGTGCGACCTCGTGGCCGAGGACGGGCAGGGCCATGCCTGGGAACTGGTGCGCGTCGAGATGCGAACCGGCACCAAGGCCAATTCGCGGCCCACCGCCAAGGTTACGCTCGACCACGCCGCGCGCGGGCGGCTGACCGCGATTGGCCATGGGACGGGGCCGTTCGAGGCCCTGACCGACGCCTTCTGCGTCGCGGCGGAGGCGAAGGGGACACTCGACAGCGTCGATACCCATCAGCTTAACCGAGAAATGGAGATCGAGGTCGGGCTGACCGTCGACGGCACGGGGATATCGGGCCGCAGCCAGCACACCGACGTGGTGATCGCGGCCGCCGAGGCCCTGCTCGCCGCTTTCAACAACCACGCCCGGATCGCGCAATCCGCGCGGCTGGCCGATGCGGCCTGA
- the leuC gene encoding 3-isopropylmalate dehydratase large subunit, translated as MTDTARPRSLFDKLWDAHVVVPESEDSPAILFIDLHLVHEVTSPQAFAMLEERGLAVRRPDLTQATLDHSTPTLPAGADGRLPYATEAAEKQVRQLEENCARHGIDLLGLDDPRRGIVHVVGPELGLTQPGKTIVCGDSHTSTHGAFGALAFGIGTTEVGHVLATQCLLQRKPKSMRIDFAGELAPGVGAKDMALAMIAQIGADGGQGYAVEFAGAAVKALSMEGRMTLCNMAIEAGARVGMVAPDETTYAYLQGREHAPRGKAWEAAVERWRALPSEPDAVFDSEVRVDAAAIRPMITFGVSPDAAAPAGGRVPIPATADEREANHYMRFTPDRPFAEMAVNRVFIGSCTNSRLSDLREAAEIMRGRRVAEGITALVVPGSQAIRRAAEAEGLDTVFLEAGAEWRLPGCSMCIAMNGDQGAPGDLVVSTSNRNFVGRQGKDVRTVLAGPATAAACAIAGHIVDPWDYLNGEAACAA; from the coding sequence ATGACCGATACGGCGCGACCGCGCTCGCTGTTCGACAAATTGTGGGACGCGCATGTCGTCGTCCCGGAAAGCGAGGACAGCCCGGCGATCCTCTTCATCGACCTCCATCTGGTGCATGAGGTGACTTCGCCCCAAGCCTTTGCCATGCTGGAGGAGCGCGGCCTCGCGGTCCGGCGGCCCGATCTCACGCAGGCGACGCTCGACCACTCGACGCCGACGCTTCCCGCCGGGGCCGACGGGCGGCTTCCCTATGCCACCGAGGCGGCGGAAAAGCAGGTCCGCCAGCTCGAGGAGAACTGCGCGCGGCACGGCATCGACCTGCTCGGGCTCGACGATCCGCGGCGCGGGATCGTTCATGTGGTGGGGCCCGAACTCGGCCTGACACAGCCTGGCAAGACGATCGTGTGCGGCGACAGTCACACCTCGACCCACGGCGCGTTCGGCGCGCTTGCCTTCGGCATCGGCACGACCGAGGTTGGCCATGTGCTGGCAACGCAATGTCTGTTGCAACGCAAGCCGAAATCCATGCGGATCGACTTCGCTGGCGAGCTGGCGCCCGGCGTCGGCGCGAAAGACATGGCGCTCGCCATGATTGCGCAGATCGGCGCCGACGGGGGGCAGGGCTATGCCGTCGAGTTCGCGGGGGCGGCCGTGAAGGCGCTGTCGATGGAAGGCCGGATGACGCTGTGCAATATGGCGATCGAAGCCGGCGCAAGGGTCGGCATGGTCGCGCCCGACGAGACCACCTACGCCTATCTGCAAGGCCGCGAACACGCGCCGCGTGGTAAGGCGTGGGAGGCCGCCGTGGAGCGCTGGCGCGCGCTGCCCTCCGAACCCGACGCAGTGTTCGACAGCGAGGTGCGCGTCGATGCCGCCGCGATCCGCCCGATGATCACCTTCGGCGTCTCGCCCGATGCCGCCGCGCCGGCCGGCGGGCGCGTTCCCATTCCCGCCACCGCTGACGAGCGCGAGGCGAACCACTACATGCGCTTTACCCCGGATCGGCCATTTGCCGAAATGGCGGTGAACCGCGTCTTCATCGGCAGCTGCACCAATTCGCGCCTGTCCGACCTGCGCGAGGCGGCCGAGATCATGCGCGGCCGCCGTGTGGCGGAAGGGATCACCGCGCTGGTCGTGCCCGGCTCGCAGGCCATACGGCGCGCGGCGGAGGCCGAGGGGCTCGATACGGTGTTCCTCGAGGCGGGGGCCGAATGGCGACTGCCCGGCTGTTCGATGTGCATCGCGATGAACGGCGATCAGGGCGCGCCGGGCGATCTCGTCGTCTCGACCTCCAATCGCAATTTCGTTGGGCGGCAGGGCAAGGATGTTCGGACCGTCCTCGCCGGCCCGGCGACGGCGGCGGCCTGCGCCATTGCCGGGCACATCGTCGATCCTTGGGACTATCTGAACGGGGAGGCCGCCTGTGCAGCCTGA